The following proteins are encoded in a genomic region of Caldalkalibacillus thermarum:
- a CDS encoding glycosyltransferase has protein sequence MTQQAMMQWVMNRVNGQYILDFSSFEGKLGAELAKMEKEVTIWLPPEKFSSFSQFFHENSEAEGRLHVYAGNRTALFYADHYFNTIILNPLEAEVVEQPSLLIQELARLLKPNGRLIMFYPATEALYHEPGRLIRCFSMLAELQHCLYLKGVELKNGYLRAVAIKRYHGQHLLTDEEWRNLLKGHLYEYHEAPWGKEVSLLREENARLRDEVSQLKQEKKALENQLAAIKSSFWWKAAHRLQRWTGGSREPIPGGEQENNTSPSLLHAERNGTAGTPAGSKMTVSSAAKASEPLAGPPLSKGASNPPAGTAPSAMSSTAADQPVATLAEHQEQTLMDQWQRYLGRVREAGAQQWIIMDGSTTYWQHNRYDRTLQLTGALLRQGVPVVLVCDDDGQVLPAYNGSLLFQFPRTIFEKRVHEVLEADPGVKMKLMIFTRPTLSQTRMLHVCKVKGWVTVYDVQQDWEALSCWAGQSVYAQHIEKYLVHHADHIIAVSSPMKQKLQEWGTLAAITVCPNGWELAWCGQQGEQKRDRPAQTKQPVIGYVGLLGKPWFDWELVIRLARSHPEWRFEIIGEDNEKSGDLTPLLPANIKVYAKRDEHHKQRLLSRWSAVFLPFADPLVAAHSDPIPIYEYLANGLPVIKMYGDERGQCPYVYPATNGQEAALQLQKAIDVAVDQALLEDYLKQQSWEKRVTQLLAVTETAQPPIFAQFQSGKKGIAK, from the coding sequence ATGACACAACAGGCCATGATGCAATGGGTGATGAATAGGGTAAATGGCCAGTATATCCTCGATTTCTCCTCCTTTGAAGGGAAACTGGGAGCGGAATTGGCCAAAATGGAGAAGGAGGTAACCATTTGGCTTCCTCCAGAGAAGTTTTCTTCTTTTTCCCAGTTCTTTCACGAGAACTCGGAAGCTGAGGGCAGGTTGCATGTCTATGCTGGCAACCGCACAGCGTTGTTTTATGCTGATCACTATTTTAATACGATTATACTTAATCCGCTGGAAGCTGAAGTTGTTGAACAGCCCTCTCTCTTGATACAGGAACTTGCCCGCTTGCTTAAACCAAATGGCCGCCTGATCATGTTTTACCCGGCAACTGAAGCATTGTATCATGAGCCGGGCCGGTTGATCCGCTGTTTTTCCATGTTGGCTGAGCTTCAGCACTGCCTCTATTTAAAGGGAGTTGAACTGAAAAATGGTTACCTGCGGGCAGTGGCAATCAAACGCTATCACGGACAACATCTGTTGACAGATGAAGAATGGCGCAATCTGTTGAAGGGCCATCTTTATGAGTATCATGAGGCACCGTGGGGCAAAGAGGTGTCCCTTTTGCGGGAGGAGAACGCCCGCTTGCGCGATGAGGTGTCCCAGTTAAAACAGGAGAAAAAAGCTTTGGAAAACCAGCTGGCCGCAATTAAATCTAGCTTCTGGTGGAAAGCGGCCCATCGTCTTCAACGCTGGACGGGTGGTAGCAGGGAGCCAATACCGGGTGGCGAGCAGGAAAACAATACATCTCCCTCCCTTTTACACGCTGAGAGGAACGGCACCGCCGGCACACCTGCGGGCAGCAAGATGACTGTTTCCTCTGCAGCCAAAGCATCTGAGCCTTTGGCCGGGCCTCCCTTAAGCAAGGGAGCGTCAAATCCACCTGCTGGAACAGCACCTTCTGCAATGTCATCAACAGCGGCAGACCAACCTGTTGCAACCCTGGCTGAGCATCAGGAACAGACGCTGATGGATCAATGGCAACGCTATCTGGGGCGTGTAAGAGAGGCAGGTGCACAGCAGTGGATTATAATGGACGGCAGCACGACCTACTGGCAGCATAACCGTTATGACCGTACCTTGCAATTAACAGGCGCCTTGCTTAGACAAGGGGTGCCCGTCGTCTTGGTTTGTGACGATGATGGTCAGGTGCTGCCTGCCTATAATGGATCATTGCTGTTCCAATTTCCACGGACCATTTTTGAAAAAAGGGTTCATGAGGTTCTGGAGGCTGATCCTGGCGTCAAGATGAAGCTGATGATTTTTACCCGCCCAACCCTTTCTCAAACGCGTATGTTGCATGTTTGCAAGGTGAAGGGCTGGGTAACGGTTTATGACGTTCAGCAGGATTGGGAGGCTTTATCCTGCTGGGCCGGCCAATCTGTCTATGCCCAGCATATTGAAAAATATTTGGTCCATCATGCTGACCATATCATTGCCGTTTCGTCTCCCATGAAACAGAAACTGCAGGAATGGGGAACCTTAGCGGCAATCACGGTCTGTCCGAACGGATGGGAACTGGCCTGGTGCGGGCAGCAGGGAGAGCAAAAAAGAGACCGTCCAGCCCAAACCAAACAGCCTGTGATTGGTTATGTGGGCCTGTTGGGCAAGCCCTGGTTTGATTGGGAACTGGTGATCCGCCTGGCCAGGTCTCACCCTGAGTGGCGGTTTGAAATCATTGGCGAGGACAATGAAAAGAGCGGTGATCTTACTCCCCTTTTACCTGCTAACATCAAGGTTTATGCCAAACGGGATGAACACCACAAACAGCGTCTGCTGAGCCGGTGGTCCGCTGTATTTCTGCCATTTGCTGACCCTCTGGTTGCTGCCCATAGTGACCCCATACCCATCTATGAATATCTGGCTAACGGGTTGCCGGTGATTAAGATGTATGGCGATGAGCGCGGGCAGTGCCCGTACGTTTATCCGGCCACGAATGGCCAGGAGGCAGCCCTGCAGTTGCAAAAAGCCATTGATGTTGCTGTTGACCAGGCTCTGTTAGAAGATTACTTGAAGCAACAGAGCTGGGAGAAGCGCGTCACACAGCTGTTAGCCGTGACGGAGACGGCACAGCCGCCCATTTTTGCACAATTTCAGTCTGGAAAAAAGGGGATTGCCAAATGA